From a region of the Zingiber officinale cultivar Zhangliang chromosome 4B, Zo_v1.1, whole genome shotgun sequence genome:
- the LOC121978347 gene encoding LOB domain-containing protein 24-like, translated as MDQQKEEAAGCAACNRMHRRCPPNCIFAPYFPVTSRSFDYVYHVYGCSNVGKILQSLPVEQRKRAAESLVFEAEARIRHPVLGCVGYIYLLQQHLAQIDRDIQEAETQISAAGPPAMSPPLEQHYWHPMPQLTAMAAPPYHEQPEDLLLVTGAATYPSIPKTADSADASASTR; from the coding sequence ATGGACCAGCAGAAGGAGGAGGCGGCGGGATGTGCGGCGTGCAATCGCATGCACCGCAGATGCCCGCCGAATTGTATATTCGCGCCGTATTTTCCGGTGACGAGCCGGTCGTTCGACTACGTCTATCACGTCTACGGGTGCAGCAATGTCGGGAAGATTCTACAGAGCTTACCGGTCGAACAGCGGAAGAGGGCGGCGGAGTCGCTGGTGTTCGAAGCGGAGGCTCGCATCCGTCATCCTGTGCTTGGATGCGTCGGCTACATTTATCTACTACAGCAGCACCTCGCTCAGATCGACCGCGACATTCAAGAGGCCGAGACCCAGATTTCCGCCGCTGGACCGCCGGCAATGTCACCACCGCTAGAGCAGCATTATTGGCACCCGATGCCTCAGTTGACGGCGATGGCGGCGCCGCCATATCATGAGCAGCCAGAAGATTTGCTGCTGGTTACAGGCGCCGCCACTTATCCATCGATTCCTAAGACAGCCGATTCCGCAGATGCCTCTGCCTCCACAAGATGA